Proteins encoded by one window of Porphyromonas vaginalis:
- a CDS encoding TonB-dependent receptor, producing MMNLRQLLFIPLASLLFLPLQGAIDEMPTVADSTMTYELDEVRVLTHRPLLRQVGLLMSTPGAMSLVTPTMLREYDIKHLSDLTAVVPNLYMPDYGSRLTSPIYMRGIGTRSGGQSTAFFIDGVPVLNSSINRYLLGIESVEVMSGALSNIYGRNAMAGTILLTSRSPIDDPALDVRARAGNHGIVEGAARLAHAFNSKVGIALGGYYNRNNGFYTNAFDGRPADAEEAYGANMHFEWRPDASQRLRLAGVWDGVRQGAFPYAMINPKSGETMPINYNALGSYDRTVGEARLAYDKSWDEVRLDFTASYQALRDNMLMDQDYTARDIFTINQKQRQDAVTADLILRNKEQMTYNWTLGLNGIYQMNHLEVPVAIRPEGLMAMIQPGLNRANKNDKVPVQMMVDASKERVNHNLFDKSSYGVALYHESNLHEPFGWTGFDLNLGLRIDAERQAMDFDSDFSLGLEVAPKAKPEAKRHFDVTSRLVGEGAYQDFFQVLPKLSLSYRPTAGSYLFVAASKSYKTGGYNEQMMTEVLMQQAQHEMMALVMSQGKQQPQVQTGDANLAAFKPEHAYNLELGGRLLTLQDRLFVSATLFGSWIRDLQVARFVTTGTGRTTVNAGKALSLGAEASVKARIWRSLTISAQYGYTHATFQDYLTSRANPKGGAPIEVNYEGNYIPYVPAHTYATMLQLNEPIQTSWLKGVLASVELRGNGPIYWDSENQHRQDPYMTLGARLGVRLPYVTVAIWGRNLTDTRYATFYFQSFGNSFLQQAQPRTFGADLSFHF from the coding sequence AGTCTCGTGACTCCGACGATGCTTCGTGAGTACGACATCAAGCACCTGTCTGACTTGACGGCGGTAGTCCCTAATCTCTACATGCCTGACTACGGCTCGCGTCTCACCTCACCGATCTACATGCGTGGTATCGGCACGCGTAGTGGCGGGCAGTCCACCGCTTTCTTTATCGATGGCGTCCCCGTGCTCAACAGTTCGATCAATCGTTACCTCCTCGGCATCGAGTCTGTAGAGGTGATGAGCGGTGCACTGAGCAACATATACGGGCGCAACGCTATGGCGGGGACGATTCTCCTGACCTCTCGTTCGCCTATTGATGATCCCGCACTGGATGTACGTGCTAGAGCGGGTAATCATGGGATCGTCGAGGGAGCTGCGCGACTAGCACACGCCTTTAACTCTAAGGTGGGTATCGCCCTTGGGGGATATTACAATAGAAATAACGGCTTCTACACGAATGCTTTTGATGGCAGGCCTGCTGATGCTGAGGAGGCGTATGGTGCCAACATGCACTTCGAGTGGCGTCCTGATGCTTCGCAGAGGTTGCGCCTTGCGGGTGTATGGGATGGTGTACGGCAGGGTGCTTTCCCCTATGCGATGATCAACCCCAAGAGTGGCGAGACGATGCCTATCAACTACAATGCCCTAGGATCCTACGATCGCACCGTCGGGGAGGCGCGTCTAGCTTATGACAAGAGCTGGGACGAGGTGCGACTAGACTTCACCGCTAGCTACCAAGCGCTGCGAGACAACATGCTGATGGATCAGGACTACACGGCTCGAGATATCTTTACGATCAATCAAAAGCAACGTCAAGATGCCGTCACGGCCGACCTCATCCTGCGCAATAAGGAGCAGATGACCTACAACTGGACGCTGGGGCTCAATGGTATATACCAGATGAACCACCTAGAGGTCCCCGTAGCGATACGTCCCGAGGGACTGATGGCTATGATACAGCCTGGACTAAATAGGGCAAATAAGAATGACAAAGTACCTGTACAGATGATGGTCGACGCCTCTAAGGAGCGAGTCAACCACAACCTCTTTGACAAGAGTAGCTATGGAGTAGCCCTTTATCACGAGAGTAATCTGCACGAGCCGTTTGGCTGGACAGGCTTCGACCTTAACCTAGGTCTGCGTATCGACGCTGAGCGCCAGGCGATGGACTTCGACAGCGACTTTAGCCTAGGGCTAGAGGTAGCTCCAAAGGCTAAGCCTGAGGCTAAGAGGCACTTTGACGTGACCAGCCGCTTGGTGGGTGAGGGAGCCTATCAAGACTTCTTCCAGGTCCTACCTAAGCTCTCTCTGAGCTATCGCCCCACGGCTGGTAGCTACCTCTTTGTGGCAGCCTCTAAGAGCTACAAGACAGGTGGATACAATGAGCAGATGATGACCGAGGTGCTGATGCAGCAGGCGCAGCATGAGATGATGGCACTCGTCATGTCACAGGGTAAGCAGCAGCCACAGGTACAGACGGGCGATGCTAACCTAGCCGCCTTCAAGCCTGAGCATGCTTACAACTTAGAGCTGGGCGGACGTCTCCTGACGCTACAAGATCGCCTCTTTGTGTCGGCTACGCTCTTCGGCTCCTGGATACGAGACCTACAGGTGGCACGCTTCGTGACCACCGGTACGGGACGCACGACGGTCAATGCCGGCAAGGCACTCTCGCTCGGTGCTGAGGCGAGTGTCAAGGCACGTATCTGGCGTTCGCTCACGATCTCTGCGCAGTATGGCTATACGCACGCTACCTTCCAAGACTACCTCACGAGCCGTGCTAATCCTAAGGGTGGTGCGCCAATAGAGGTAAACTATGAGGGTAACTACATCCCCTACGTCCCAGCGCATACCTACGCCACGATGCTCCAGCTGAATGAGCCTATCCAGACTTCCTGGCTCAAGGGCGTACTCGCCTCGGTAGAGCTACGTGGCAATGGCCCTATCTACTGGGACTCAGAGAATCAGCATCGCCAAGACCCCTACATGACGCTCGGCGCACGTCTCGGCGTACGTCTCCCCTATGTCACCGTAGCCATCTGGGGGCGCAACCTGACGGACACGCGCTATGCGACTTTCTACTTCCAGTCGTTTGGCAATTCGTTCCTCCAGCAGGCGCAGCCACGCACCTTCGGTGCTGACCTCTCCTTCCACTTCTAG
- a CDS encoding TonB-dependent receptor, producing MRQIPLRSLCLLLIFHALSLTLPAQVVTTVRGAVRDGAKAPLVGANVAFYRVTPSGDKQLVAGGTSDSKGRFAIAQVPQEQLSLEVSYIGYQNYQKNLTITAGIDLGVIRLEEDEHLLEVVVVEGKATDMTVRGDTIAFNADAYKVPQGAMLEDLVKRLPGAEIDENGQITIGGQQVAKIMLDGKEFFSGDTKVAMRNLPADVVNQLEVLNQQSDEARITGFDDDEEQTVLNIRTKPDMQQGTFGHALAGYGLDNRYELNGMLNYFSQQHQTTLIAGSNNTNGQGLSDLDLDRGSGGWGRGGGRRGGGFRPQGITTSAQIAADETYTPNEQLEINANARYGYSQNNLSARTETENLLPDSPSTFTNETTEALRRGHNLGGDAYIKWQATDRTELIYRPAIHYSWGMDQEARDYRTTDSEESELHRGSQENLREHRGLRLFNMLLLGHKLNDEGRTLSLQLNGGFLGDNASTESHSTLHSIEGDQTKQTLLEDRSQTFNYRIRTGYVEPLTELLSLQAQLEWGDRIRSSERDYKQPDATVAWTQPDATMDTKMSTRLSSLSGGLDIKVANKLIDLTVGLRVRPTWMTTKQSQLASQKPLVRRETIWAPSLNFRYTPNKQTMLRLGYWGRSEMPSAGQMYTLPDATNLRESIVGNPDLRPSYQHQLFGMFRTFIPSTSQAINLRFFGAYTHHAVISDQTVDAKTQRRQITYINADGGEYMVRSNGSFTTPLFTKSLSLAVTLGSAYNYRIGRINGVINGAHSWTLSPKLSLAYSNSWLYLRAKGGVRYHYGSQSIQIATSPHTYDWSAGGDASVTLPLGFKVESEAIYTQGVGYQEPYNVASVLWSAGLSYSFLKDQAATLRIKVYDLLNEQQSISRQVTATEISDTWSNSLGRYAMLHFIYRFRL from the coding sequence ATGCGACAGATACCGTTACGGAGTCTCTGCCTACTCCTGATATTTCACGCTTTATCCCTTACATTACCCGCCCAAGTGGTCACGACCGTACGAGGTGCCGTACGGGACGGCGCCAAGGCTCCTCTGGTGGGTGCCAACGTGGCATTTTATCGGGTCACGCCCTCTGGCGACAAGCAGCTCGTGGCGGGCGGTACGAGCGATAGCAAGGGGCGCTTTGCGATAGCTCAGGTGCCTCAGGAGCAACTCTCTCTAGAGGTCTCTTACATAGGCTATCAAAACTACCAAAAGAACCTGACGATCACGGCTGGGATAGACCTAGGAGTCATACGGCTCGAGGAGGATGAGCATCTGCTAGAGGTGGTGGTCGTAGAGGGTAAAGCGACCGACATGACCGTGCGAGGTGATACGATCGCCTTCAACGCTGATGCCTACAAGGTGCCACAAGGCGCTATGCTCGAGGATCTAGTCAAGCGTCTCCCTGGAGCAGAGATTGACGAGAATGGGCAAATAACCATCGGCGGACAGCAGGTGGCGAAGATTATGCTCGACGGCAAGGAGTTCTTTAGCGGAGATACGAAGGTGGCTATGCGCAATCTACCTGCCGATGTGGTCAATCAGCTAGAGGTGCTGAACCAGCAGAGCGACGAGGCGCGCATCACGGGCTTTGACGATGATGAGGAGCAGACGGTACTCAATATCCGCACGAAGCCTGATATGCAACAGGGTACTTTCGGACACGCTCTGGCGGGTTACGGCTTGGACAACCGCTATGAGCTCAACGGGATGCTCAACTACTTCTCCCAGCAGCACCAGACGACACTCATCGCTGGCAGTAATAATACAAACGGGCAGGGACTCTCGGACCTGGACCTAGACCGTGGCTCTGGTGGATGGGGACGTGGTGGCGGTAGACGTGGTGGTGGCTTCAGACCACAAGGTATCACCACCTCTGCACAGATCGCTGCTGATGAGACCTACACGCCTAATGAACAGCTGGAGATCAATGCGAATGCACGCTATGGTTACTCTCAAAACAATCTCTCGGCACGCACCGAAACGGAAAACCTCTTACCCGACAGCCCCAGTACATTTACCAATGAGACGACCGAGGCACTCCGCCGAGGGCACAATCTAGGGGGCGATGCCTATATCAAGTGGCAAGCGACAGACCGTACGGAGCTGATCTACCGCCCTGCTATACATTACAGCTGGGGCATGGATCAGGAGGCGCGCGACTATCGCACTACGGATAGCGAAGAGAGCGAGTTGCATCGAGGCAGTCAGGAGAATCTTCGAGAGCATCGTGGGTTACGCCTCTTCAACATGCTCCTCCTAGGGCATAAGCTCAACGATGAGGGACGCACCCTGAGCCTACAGCTCAACGGAGGCTTCCTCGGCGACAACGCTAGCACAGAGAGCCACTCGACGCTTCACTCCATCGAGGGTGATCAGACAAAGCAGACACTCCTGGAGGATCGCAGTCAGACCTTCAACTACCGCATACGCACGGGCTACGTAGAGCCACTCACAGAGCTGCTCTCGCTACAAGCACAACTAGAGTGGGGCGACCGCATACGCAGCAGTGAGCGTGACTACAAGCAGCCTGACGCTACGGTTGCCTGGACGCAGCCCGATGCCACGATGGATACGAAGATGAGTACTCGCCTGAGCTCGCTCAGTGGAGGACTAGATATCAAAGTGGCAAACAAGCTGATTGACCTGACCGTAGGGTTACGTGTCCGCCCTACCTGGATGACGACGAAGCAATCGCAGCTTGCGAGCCAAAAGCCTCTCGTGCGCCGTGAGACGATATGGGCTCCATCACTCAACTTTCGCTACACGCCTAATAAGCAGACGATGCTTCGCCTAGGCTATTGGGGACGCTCGGAGATGCCTTCTGCAGGGCAGATGTACACGCTCCCCGATGCGACCAATCTGCGGGAGTCGATCGTAGGTAATCCAGACCTACGCCCCAGCTACCAGCATCAGCTGTTTGGCATGTTTCGCACTTTCATTCCTAGTACGAGCCAAGCGATCAATCTACGCTTCTTTGGGGCTTATACCCACCACGCCGTGATCAGCGACCAGACGGTTGACGCTAAGACACAGCGCCGACAGATCACCTACATCAATGCCGATGGGGGAGAGTATATGGTACGTAGTAACGGCTCCTTTACCACGCCCCTCTTTACGAAGTCGCTGTCGCTAGCGGTCACGCTCGGCTCGGCGTACAACTACCGCATAGGGCGCATCAATGGTGTGATCAATGGAGCGCACTCATGGACGCTCTCGCCCAAACTCTCCTTAGCCTACTCAAATAGCTGGCTCTACCTACGCGCTAAGGGAGGCGTCAGATACCACTACGGCAGCCAAAGTATACAGATTGCCACCTCGCCACACACTTACGACTGGAGTGCTGGAGGCGATGCATCGGTGACGCTACCGCTAGGCTTCAAGGTGGAGAGCGAGGCGATCTACACACAAGGGGTCGGATACCAAGAGCCCTACAATGTCGCCTCCGTACTGTGGAGTGCTGGGCTCTCGTACTCCTTCCTGAAGGATCAAGCAGCGACCCTACGTATCAAGGTGTATGACCTACTCAACGAGCAGCAGAGCATATCGCGTCAGGTCACCGCTACGGAGATTAGCGACACCTGGTCCAACAGCCTCGGGCGCTACGCCATGCTGCACTTCATCTACCGCTTCCGACTCTAG
- a CDS encoding HAD family hydrolase, translating to MIDTLVFDFGGVLVDLQPEVSLRRFRELGVRDIDEMLNPYRQLGVFHDLEMGLVGREEFVARLNEHAGTDLTDEQINEAIMLFLKGVPQYKFDYLEQLRKKYKIYILSNTNPYIMAYAHSPHFLPATGRTLSDYVDKVYASCEMHTMKPDRAIYEQMIADSGMVPERTLFIDDSTANLEAAAALSLQTLLAVNGTDWRPDLEARLQHD from the coding sequence GTGATAGATACACTCGTATTTGATTTCGGAGGCGTCTTAGTGGATCTCCAGCCGGAGGTGTCGCTAAGACGCTTTCGCGAGCTAGGCGTCCGGGATATCGACGAGATGCTCAACCCGTACCGACAGCTCGGCGTCTTTCACGACCTGGAGATGGGTCTCGTGGGGCGCGAGGAGTTTGTCGCACGGCTCAATGAGCATGCCGGCACAGACCTGACCGATGAGCAGATCAATGAGGCGATCATGCTCTTCCTCAAGGGAGTCCCTCAGTACAAGTTTGACTACCTAGAGCAACTCCGTAAGAAGTACAAGATCTATATCTTGTCAAACACCAACCCCTACATCATGGCTTATGCCCACAGTCCGCACTTCCTCCCCGCCACGGGGCGGACGCTGAGCGACTATGTGGACAAGGTCTACGCCTCCTGCGAGATGCACACGATGAAGCCAGACCGAGCTATCTATGAGCAAATGATAGCCGACAGTGGCATGGTGCCTGAGCGCACGCTCTTCATCGACGACAGCACGGCCAATCTAGAGGCCGCAGCAGCACTGAGTCTGCAGACACTCCTAGCGGTCAATGGCACCGACTGGCGACCTGACCTAGAGGCTCGTCTGCAACACGACTAG
- a CDS encoding S9 family peptidase — protein sequence MTAQQGTKQMTPEMLLTMPRVGSYALAPNGKQVVYNVSQPSIQDNNSRTSIYLINSDGSGRTELTAPSAGSEYTPRWSRDGKQIYFMRGTDQGMQLFARTLSDGVERQLTAIDGGIVDYRFSPDETTLLYVQDIKARPVVTDVYPDLDKADARIIEDLMYKHWDEWVSTMPHPFIAKVTAQPITKGLDLLEGEPYEAPMRPHNGIEDIAFSPDGNLIAYACRKKTGLEYSLSTNSDIYLYNVSTGETTNVSEGIMGYDTNPVFSPDGRSLIWIGMERDGYESDLQVMYLYDLAKKQYRPLTADFEYNISNPTWSADSKTIYFITCREALTHLYSYQLSNGKIKQITDGQYDYTGFDINDKGVCVASRQAMTYPTELFMVNLKNGKATALTAEDKPIMSQLGDLTCEKRWMPTTDGGKMLTWVLYPPHFDKNKQYPSILYCQGGPQSTISQFWSYRWNPRLMAEQGYIVILPNRHGVPGFGKAWNEQISGDYSGQNIRDYLTAADLMRKEPFIDPHRMGAVGASYGGYSVYYLAGVHEGRFAAFIAHAGIFNLEAQYLETEEKWFANWDMGGAPWEKDNATAQRTFANSPHKLVDKWDTPILIIHGEHDYRILASQGMMAFDAAKMRGIPTKMLLFPEETHWVLKPQNALLWQRTFFDWLDRWLKK from the coding sequence ATGACTGCACAGCAAGGGACCAAGCAGATGACTCCAGAGATGCTCCTCACGATGCCTCGTGTAGGGAGCTACGCTCTAGCGCCTAATGGTAAGCAGGTCGTATACAACGTGTCCCAACCCTCTATCCAGGACAACAACAGCCGCACCTCTATCTACCTCATCAATAGCGATGGTTCGGGACGTACCGAGCTGACCGCACCCTCCGCTGGTAGCGAGTACACTCCACGCTGGAGCCGTGACGGCAAGCAGATATACTTCATGCGTGGCACCGACCAGGGCATGCAGCTCTTCGCACGCACCCTCAGTGATGGTGTAGAGCGTCAGCTCACCGCTATCGACGGGGGCATCGTCGACTACCGCTTCTCACCCGATGAGACGACGCTGCTCTACGTGCAGGACATCAAGGCTCGCCCCGTTGTCACGGACGTTTATCCTGATCTAGACAAAGCTGACGCACGCATCATCGAGGATCTGATGTACAAGCATTGGGACGAATGGGTCTCAACGATGCCACACCCCTTTATCGCAAAGGTTACGGCACAGCCCATTACCAAGGGGCTGGATCTACTCGAGGGTGAGCCGTATGAAGCTCCTATGCGTCCACACAATGGTATCGAGGATATAGCTTTTAGTCCCGATGGCAACCTCATCGCCTACGCTTGCCGCAAGAAGACAGGCCTGGAGTACAGCCTCTCGACCAATAGCGACATCTACCTATATAATGTGTCGACTGGCGAGACGACCAACGTTAGCGAGGGCATCATGGGCTACGACACGAACCCTGTCTTCAGCCCCGACGGTCGCTCGCTCATCTGGATCGGCATGGAGCGCGACGGCTACGAGTCTGACCTACAGGTCATGTATCTCTACGACTTGGCTAAGAAGCAGTACCGTCCCCTCACGGCCGACTTTGAGTACAACATCTCCAATCCCACTTGGAGTGCCGACAGCAAGACTATCTACTTCATCACCTGCCGCGAGGCGCTGACCCATCTATACAGCTATCAGCTGTCTAATGGTAAGATCAAGCAGATCACCGATGGGCAGTACGACTACACCGGCTTTGATATCAATGACAAGGGCGTCTGCGTAGCCTCTCGCCAAGCGATGACCTACCCCACAGAGCTCTTCATGGTCAACCTGAAGAACGGCAAGGCTACCGCACTAACTGCGGAGGACAAGCCAATCATGAGCCAGCTAGGCGACCTAACTTGCGAAAAGCGCTGGATGCCTACGACCGATGGCGGTAAGATGCTCACATGGGTCCTCTACCCACCGCACTTTGACAAGAACAAGCAGTACCCCTCCATCCTCTATTGTCAGGGTGGTCCGCAAAGCACCATTAGCCAGTTCTGGTCTTACCGCTGGAATCCACGACTCATGGCGGAGCAAGGCTACATCGTCATCCTGCCCAACCGTCACGGCGTGCCAGGCTTTGGCAAGGCGTGGAACGAGCAGATCAGTGGCGACTACAGCGGGCAAAACATCCGCGACTACCTCACCGCAGCGGACTTGATGCGTAAGGAGCCCTTCATCGATCCTCATCGTATGGGCGCTGTCGGCGCTAGCTACGGTGGTTACTCGGTCTACTACCTAGCAGGTGTACACGAGGGACGCTTCGCAGCCTTCATTGCACACGCTGGTATCTTCAACCTCGAGGCGCAGTACCTTGAGACTGAGGAGAAGTGGTTTGCTAACTGGGATATGGGTGGTGCTCCTTGGGAAAAGGACAACGCTACGGCTCAGCGCACCTTTGCCAATTCACCTCACAAGCTAGTCGACAAGTGGGATACACCTATCCTGATCATTCACGGAGAGCATGACTATCGCATCCTCGCTTCGCAGGGTATGATGGCCTTTGACGCAGCCAAGATGCGTGGCATACCGACGAAGATGCTCCTCTTCCCCGAGGAGACGCACTGGGTCCTCAAGCCTCAGAATGCACTTCTGTGGCAGCGCACCTTCTTTGACTGGCTCGATCGTTGGCTCAAGAAGTAA
- a CDS encoding porin family protein, which translates to MKKVILSLVTLLAATTLATAQMRPTIKVEAGANFSNQTTKVDDKSTDGKMMIGYRAGVGAEFGFADGFYVNPGVYFLSRGAKSEAIEMLGAKADATLWLHNVEIPVHVGYRAAVAPDMSVSIQAGPWFSYGFLGKRVYKATGEGLAADAAKKVVDKLNEGDNNPYKDTTVAGVTVKAPLKPFDLGVGMQAAFEYRQFGVNLGFEYGLLNTSNIETPKTKVNNMNFYVGLGYRF; encoded by the coding sequence ATGAAGAAAGTAATTCTATCACTCGTCACGCTGCTCGCAGCTACTACGCTTGCTACAGCTCAAATGCGCCCCACTATCAAGGTAGAGGCTGGTGCTAACTTCTCTAACCAGACGACTAAGGTCGACGACAAGTCAACCGATGGCAAGATGATGATCGGTTATCGCGCTGGTGTCGGTGCTGAGTTCGGCTTTGCTGATGGCTTCTACGTCAATCCTGGCGTATACTTCCTTAGCCGTGGTGCTAAGAGCGAGGCTATCGAGATGCTTGGTGCCAAGGCCGATGCTACGCTTTGGCTCCACAACGTCGAGATCCCTGTACACGTAGGATATCGCGCAGCTGTCGCTCCCGACATGTCTGTCTCTATCCAGGCTGGTCCTTGGTTCTCTTACGGATTCCTTGGTAAGAGAGTTTACAAGGCAACTGGTGAGGGTCTCGCTGCTGATGCTGCAAAGAAGGTTGTCGATAAGCTCAACGAGGGTGACAACAACCCATACAAGGACACGACTGTCGCTGGTGTAACTGTAAAGGCTCCTCTCAAGCCTTTCGACCTAGGTGTCGGTATGCAGGCTGCCTTCGAGTATCGTCAGTTTGGTGTTAACCTAGGCTTTGAGTATGGTCTACTCAACACCTCAAACATCGAGACTCCTAAGACGAAGGTCAACAACATGAACTTCTACGTAGGTCTGGGCTATCGCTTCTAA
- a CDS encoding porin family protein has protein sequence MKKVILALITLLAATTLATAQMRPTIKVEAGANFSNMTGKANGETNDGDILTGYRVGAGVEFAISDGFYINPGLYFLSRGAKATVELPKTTDYAMKVVSSTWLHNVEIPVHVGYRVAVAPNMAVSIQAGPWFSYGFLGKVSQKTTVIGEGKLADAAREYAKASDEATNNGETSPYKTDPKVLKPFDLGVGMQAAFEYRQFGVNLGFEYGLLNTSGFDAVKVNNMNFYVGLGYRF, from the coding sequence ATGAAGAAGGTAATTCTAGCACTCATCACACTGCTCGCAGCTACTACGCTCGCTACAGCTCAGATGCGTCCCACGATCAAGGTGGAGGCTGGTGCTAACTTCTCCAACATGACTGGCAAGGCGAATGGAGAAACGAATGATGGAGACATCCTCACCGGCTATCGTGTCGGTGCTGGTGTCGAGTTCGCCATCTCAGATGGCTTCTACATCAATCCTGGGCTCTACTTCCTCAGCCGTGGTGCTAAGGCTACGGTCGAGCTACCCAAGACGACTGACTACGCTATGAAGGTCGTCTCCTCTACATGGCTGCACAACGTAGAGATCCCTGTACATGTAGGATACCGCGTAGCTGTCGCTCCCAACATGGCGGTCTCTATCCAAGCTGGTCCTTGGTTCTCTTACGGATTCCTAGGAAAAGTCTCTCAGAAGACCACAGTAATTGGAGAAGGTAAGCTAGCTGATGCGGCTAGAGAGTATGCCAAGGCGTCTGATGAGGCGACCAACAATGGTGAAACCAGTCCATACAAGACAGATCCCAAGGTCCTTAAGCCCTTCGACCTAGGTGTCGGTATGCAGGCTGCCTTCGAGTATCGTCAGTTTGGTGTCAACCTAGGCTTCGAGTATGGCCTACTCAACACTTCCGGTTTTGATGCGGTGAAGGTCAACAATATGAACTTCTACGTAGGTCTAGGCTATCGCTTCTAA
- a CDS encoding oxaloacetate decarboxylase, producing the protein MATKKKIQFSLVYRDMWQSSGKFQPRAEQLAAIAPLIIEMGCFARVETNGGAFEQVKLLAGENPNDAVRAFTKPLNEAGIKTHMLDRGLNGLRMYPVPADVRKMMYRVKHAQGVDITRIFDGLNDPRNIIPSIHYAKEAGMTAQATLCITYSPIHTIEYYSTLADKLIEAGADEICLKDMAGIGRPHFLGQLVKSIKSKHPDTIIQYHGHSGPGFSVASMLEVCENGADIIDVAMEPISWGKIHPDVITIREMLYDAGFDVPEINMDAYMRARTMTQSFIDDFLGYFMGSTNKETSSLLVGCGLPGGMMGSMMADLKGVHSGINMYLRNHDQPELSIDDLLVKLFNEVAYVWPRVGYPPLVTPFSQYVKNIALMNVYNMTQGKGRWLAIDQNMWNMILGKAGRIPGKIDPELVALAKEKGLEFSDADPQQFYPDALEDFRKEMKENGWEFGPDDEELFELAMHPEQYRRYKSGDLRREFEDSLAKAKADALAKKGFDESDIKKAMRAGTQMIPAPTTGTVLWEVDPTEGSMAPATGTEYVTGQPFCYIETPFGQIERVNTNFTGKLIEVCVGQGQTVRKGDELAYIKPAEKEEHYPDYQPPIKRIEEEATTRQRERRPLGR; encoded by the coding sequence ATGGCAACAAAGAAAAAGATTCAGTTTAGCCTCGTATACAGAGATATGTGGCAATCCTCAGGCAAGTTCCAGCCACGTGCTGAGCAACTAGCAGCGATCGCACCGCTCATCATCGAGATGGGTTGCTTCGCTCGTGTCGAGACGAATGGTGGAGCCTTCGAGCAGGTCAAACTACTCGCTGGCGAAAACCCTAATGACGCTGTACGCGCCTTCACCAAGCCGCTCAACGAGGCAGGCATTAAGACGCACATGCTAGATCGTGGTCTCAACGGACTACGCATGTACCCCGTACCGGCTGACGTCCGCAAGATGATGTATCGTGTCAAGCATGCGCAGGGGGTAGACATCACACGTATCTTCGACGGTCTCAACGATCCGCGCAACATCATCCCCTCCATACACTATGCCAAGGAGGCGGGCATGACCGCTCAGGCGACACTCTGTATCACCTACTCACCGATACATACGATCGAGTATTACTCTACGCTAGCCGACAAGCTCATCGAGGCTGGTGCTGACGAGATCTGTCTCAAGGATATGGCCGGCATCGGCCGTCCTCACTTCCTCGGGCAGCTCGTCAAGTCGATCAAGTCTAAGCACCCCGACACGATCATTCAGTATCACGGACACTCAGGTCCAGGCTTCTCTGTAGCCTCTATGCTAGAGGTGTGCGAAAACGGCGCCGACATCATAGACGTTGCCATGGAGCCTATCTCTTGGGGTAAGATCCACCCAGACGTGATCACCATCCGTGAGATGCTCTACGATGCGGGCTTTGATGTACCTGAGATCAATATGGACGCCTACATGCGCGCTCGTACTATGACGCAGAGCTTTATCGATGACTTCCTAGGTTACTTCATGGGATCGACCAATAAGGAGACCTCTTCGCTACTAGTCGGTTGCGGTCTGCCAGGCGGTATGATGGGTTCGATGATGGCCGACCTCAAGGGCGTCCACTCAGGTATCAATATGTATCTGCGTAATCACGACCAGCCAGAGCTATCGATCGACGATCTACTGGTCAAGCTCTTTAATGAGGTCGCTTACGTATGGCCACGTGTCGGTTATCCCCCACTAGTCACCCCCTTCAGCCAGTATGTCAAGAACATCGCTCTGATGAACGTCTACAACATGACGCAGGGCAAGGGTCGCTGGCTCGCCATAGATCAAAACATGTGGAACATGATCCTCGGCAAGGCTGGTCGTATCCCCGGGAAGATCGATCCCGAGCTCGTGGCTCTCGCTAAGGAGAAGGGCCTAGAGTTTTCCGATGCCGACCCACAGCAGTTCTACCCCGATGCGCTGGAGGACTTCCGCAAGGAGATGAAGGAAAACGGCTGGGAGTTCGGTCCCGACGACGAGGAGCTCTTCGAGTTAGCTATGCACCCCGAGCAGTACAGACGCTACAAGAGTGGCGACCTGCGTCGTGAGTTTGAGGACTCTCTCGCTAAGGCTAAGGCTGATGCACTAGCTAAGAAGGGCTTCGACGAGAGCGACATCAAGAAGGCTATGCGTGCTGGTACGCAGATGATCCCTGCACCAACGACTGGAACCGTCCTCTGGGAGGTCGATCCGACCGAAGGCTCGATGGCACCAGCTACAGGCACGGAGTATGTCACGGGTCAACCCTTCTGCTACATCGAGACTCCATTTGGTCAGATAGAGCGTGTTAATACGAACTTCACGGGCAAGCTCATCGAGGTGTGTGTAGGTCAAGGTCAGACCGTCCGCAAGGGCGACGAGCTAGCCTACATCAAGCCCGCCGAAAAGGAGGAGCACTACCCCGACTATCAGCCCCCGATCAAGCGTATCGAGGAGGAGGCTACGACACGTCAGCGTGAGCGTCGTCCTCTAGGACGCTAA